GGAATGTTGCTGGGCCCTCTTTACTCCAGATCCTCCTATAGAAGTGTGAGAAACCTGCTGTCAACCAAAGGTTAGCAGATACATATTGGAGAAATGTGGGTTTTATGGTGCAAGCCTTACCATGTGCAGTCAACAATGCCACGGTATGTGTCCTCCCCCTTCTGCAAGGTCTGTATACGAGTCTTTATGActgccaacaaacacacacactgaaaccaaTGTAAACTCAACTGCCCTTAACAAAGTACAGACAATGTGGGTATCGTGCTCTGGGATTGCAGAGTTATTGATAATGTATTTCATACCATTGTACTTGGGGTCTCATGGTATAATTTAATTGTAATTCGCTAATCAAATTCAATAGCCTTTGCAATCCCAACCCAACACAGGAATCAGCCCTTACAAACTGCCCCTGTATGACATCTACAGATTAGATGGTCTTATTGTGGACATTAACGTTTAGGACTGAATGATATGCACTTCTACTGAATACAGTGGTTTATCTCTCCTTTATGGGTCTCCCCCAGCCCttccctgcctctgtctctctcaccgtcAAATGGTGTGACAGCTACAGCTGCCACTGATCCGGCTGTGCAGCCTGCTGTGAAGGACTGCAGGAAGGGGGCCCACTCCTGCAAGTCTCCATGACTACTCGGCCCTTCCCAGCGTGTTCAGGTTGGTGAACAGCGGGAAGTAGATCATAGAGAAAGGAACATCCCAGGAATACGAAAAGAACGGAGGCATGTTTCAGTCGGTCCACAGCTAGATTCAGCCTGCCAGACATACAATAACTGCAGTAACCTATTGATTTATGTTGGCCTTGATTAGCCAGGGTGCCAGACCACACATACAGTAAGTACTGTACATATGTAAAAGACCAACGtatcaacagaaatacaaaatattgaACGGAGCGATGCAATATGTGGTATATGTAAATCAGGCAGCCTTTACAAGAAGTAAATCAAAGTCTTTGCCACAAACTAATCACCAGTAATGAGACAAATCAGGCCTGACAGTGAGTCTAGCAGGTTACCTCAGTTCAGTCAGTTCAGGATTTAGTCATTCCGAACTGAACAAGAGaaacgtgtatgtgtgtgcttcacaggaggctgctgaggggaggacggatcaTATTGATGTAcggaacggcgcaaatggaatggcatcaaacacctggaaccATGAGTTTGATGTAcagtatttgataccgttccactgattccgctccagccattaccacgagcccatcctccccaattacggGGCCTCAACCTCCTGTTGTGTGCTTGTACCATAGGGAGTGAGtgattgattgagtgtgtgtgtgcggtgtgcgttTTTTTGACACGTACAATTTGTCTAATATCTTTAATTTAGCTTTTCACTTTCTATGCTATTTGCCTATGTGGATTtgtcagaggcagagagagagacagagagtgtcacACCTCATCAGTGTGGCTCCTGCTCCCCAGTAGAGGCCTGGCAGGCCTCGTGTCTTCAGTAGCTCCAGGGTGATACGGATGGCAGTGGTCCGAGGTGGAGGGGCAGGCTGGGCTGGAGGAGATGGACCAGGAGCTGGACCAGAAGCTGCAGTGTGTGCTTGGACCACTCTGCTTATGgcagctgtcacacacacagacacatcacatcAGTGCCAAAAAACTTCAGCAGCAGAGTCTGAGATGTGGTTGGCCTAAGGACAAACGGTTCACAGAACTCACCCAACCTTCCTGCGTCCTGCAAATGGATCTTGAGCATCTCCATGGGTGTGGTCACTATCATCTGGCAGGTCCCCGCCCCATATCCTGCCGGTATCTCCCCCCACAGGGGCAACTTCCTGTGGGCCAAATGACAGGGTTAACAGACTAATAAATAGACACAtagcaataataacaataatggcaCCACCCCTGATAAAATGATAGTTTACTGTAGCAATAGTACCTTAGTTCGTCTGACTTTATTACATGAATGTTATGTTAACTTGATGGATAAAAAAGTACTCTCGGGTATGTAAATTTATGTTTCAGTTCAATAGTTAaaagtgtaagtgctgtgctaGGACAAAAAGTTAGTTTCCCATCCTTGGAGAACTTCTGTCTGAAGATATAATTTGCTGCCAGTTTAATGGCAATCTCTGGTGTGATGAGTGAGATTCACTGCTGCACCTGCGGAAAAAATAGTAATGGATTATAACAACACAATCTACAGTTAACGTCATTAAAAAAACGTCCCCTGCACTTTCATATGATTAGCTCTAGGCTAGTTAATAACTCTAGGTGCTCAATACTTTCAAAGGGTATAATACATGGTTTATAGCAGTTATTTCAATTTAGGCAGTGTCATCTACACTCATAACACAGAATTATACATTACATTAATCCAGGGAAATAGTACCTCGATACATCCCAAAGTAACCTTCCAACTTTACTCTCTTCGTCAAACAGTCCAGCCTTCACATCAAAAGGAGAAGTATTCAGGTAAAAATCAGTTTGGGTGAACTTTCTGATATATTCATGATATAtcttataaatcaaatcaaactttatttgtcacatgcaccaaatacaacaagtgtagactttactgtgaaatgcttacttacaagcccttaaccaacagtgcagttcaagaagatgaACATATTTACCATGTAGACtaatataaaaagtaacacaataagaataacaataacgaggctatatacagggggcaccggtaccaagtcagtgtgcgggggtacaggctagttgaggtaatctgtacatgtaggtgggtgcgaagtaactatgcataggtaacaaacaaacagcaagtagcagcagtgtacaaaagggagggtcaaggtaaattgtccagtggtgattttatgaattgtttagcagtctaattaatggcttgggggtagaagctgttgaggagccttttggtcctagacttggtgctccggtaccgcttgccgtgcggtagcagagaaaacagtctataacttgggtgactggagggctttgggctttcctctgacaccacctagtatataggtcctggatggcaggaagcttggtcccagtgatgtactgggctgtttgcactaacctctgtagcgccttatggtcagatgtcgaacagtgatgcaaccggtcaggatgctctcaatggtgcagctgtagaaacttttgaggatctggggacccatgccaaatattttcagtctcctgaggggaaaaggttttgttgtgccctcttcacaacttttaTAACTGATGCTTATTGACCATGCATAAACAATGAATACCATTTAGTAATTTGCTTTTCTATACAATACAGTGTCTTGTCAATCTTAACAAAACCCTACATCACAGAATGTTGGTTGTTCAGCATCACTTAAACACAGCTACACACTACAAACATAATTGATGGACACTTTCCTTTAAAGTTAGAATCCTTAATTG
This portion of the Salvelinus sp. IW2-2015 linkage group LG4q.1:29, ASM291031v2, whole genome shotgun sequence genome encodes:
- the LOC111962618 gene encoding mitochondrial glutamate carrier 1-like, encoding MIVTTPMEMLKIHLQDAGRLAAISRVVQAHTAASGPAPGPSPPAQPAPPPRTTAIRITLELLKTRGLPGLYWGAGATLMSHGDLQEWAPFLQSFTAGCTAGSVAAVAVTPFDVIKTRIQTLQKGEDTYRGIVDCTWRIWSKEGPATFLKGATCRLLVIAPLFGIAQGVYFLGVRELLLGLLG